One region of Moraxella sp. ZY210820 genomic DNA includes:
- the guaB gene encoding IMP dehydrogenase — protein MLTIIQDALTFDDVLLVPAYSTVLPKDVNLQTRLTRGIQLNIPLVSAAMDTVTESRMAIAMAQNGGIGILHKNMDIATQAGEVRRVKKFKAGVVKDPVVVTPETSVRELSELTQAYNISGVPVVKDGKVVGIVTGRDTRFVTNLEQPVSNVMTPQERLVTVREGESQENIQALLQRHRIEKVLVVDENQNLKGLITVTDFRKAELYPNASKDDLGRLRVGAAVGTGAETPSRVEALVDAGVDVIVVDTAHGHSAGVIERVRWVKKNFPQVQVIGGNIATGDAALALLDAGADAVKVGIGPGSICTTRIVAGVGVPQISAIDMVARALKDQIPLIADGGIRYSGDMAKAIAAGASTIMVGSLMAGTEEAPGEVEFFQGRYYKAYRGMGSLGAMAGSSGSADRYFQDAKAGAEKLVPEGIEGRVPYKGPMGNIIHQMMGGLRSAMGYTGSPTIEDLRQNAQFVKITSAGMKESHVHDVTITKEAPNYRV, from the coding sequence ATGCTTACCATTATTCAAGATGCTTTAACTTTCGATGATGTGTTATTAGTGCCTGCTTATTCAACTGTTTTACCTAAAGATGTTAATTTGCAAACACGTTTAACACGGGGTATTCAACTCAATATTCCTTTAGTTTCTGCGGCAATGGACACGGTTACAGAATCTCGTATGGCAATTGCAATGGCACAAAATGGTGGTATTGGTATTTTACATAAAAATATGGATATTGCAACACAAGCAGGAGAAGTTCGCCGTGTTAAAAAATTTAAAGCAGGTGTAGTAAAAGACCCTGTGGTGGTTACACCAGAAACATCGGTGCGTGAATTGAGCGAATTAACACAAGCATATAATATTAGTGGTGTGCCTGTTGTTAAAGATGGTAAAGTGGTGGGGATTGTTACAGGTCGTGATACACGTTTTGTAACCAATTTAGAACAGCCTGTAAGCAATGTGATGACACCACAAGAGCGTTTAGTCACGGTGCGTGAAGGTGAATCACAAGAAAATATTCAAGCTTTATTACAACGTCATCGTATTGAAAAAGTGTTGGTGGTTGATGAAAATCAAAACCTAAAGGGTTTAATTACAGTTACTGATTTCCGCAAAGCTGAATTATATCCAAATGCAAGTAAAGATGATTTAGGTCGTTTACGTGTAGGTGCAGCGGTTGGTACTGGTGCAGAAACGCCAAGCCGTGTTGAAGCATTAGTTGATGCAGGTGTGGATGTGATTGTGGTCGATACTGCTCATGGTCATTCAGCAGGTGTGATTGAACGTGTGCGTTGGGTAAAGAAAAACTTCCCACAAGTGCAAGTAATTGGCGGTAATATTGCAACAGGTGATGCAGCTTTAGCCTTACTTGATGCAGGTGCTGATGCTGTAAAAGTTGGTATTGGACCGGGTTCGATTTGTACCACTCGTATCGTGGCAGGTGTGGGGGTTCCACAAATTTCTGCGATTGATATGGTTGCTCGTGCATTAAAAGACCAAATTCCATTAATCGCTGATGGTGGTATTCGTTATTCTGGCGATATGGCAAAAGCGATTGCGGCAGGTGCAAGTACCATTATGGTTGGCTCATTAATGGCGGGTACAGAAGAAGCACCGGGTGAAGTGGAATTTTTCCAAGGTCGTTATTATAAAGCGTATCGTGGTATGGGTTCTTTAGGTGCTATGGCTGGTTCATCTGGTTCAGCAGATCGTTATTTCCAAGATGCGAAAGCAGGTGCAGAAAAGTTGGTTCCTGAAGGCATTGAAGGTCGTGTACCATATAAGGGTCCAATGGGTAATATCATTCATCAAATGATGGGTGGTTTACGTTCTGCAATGGGCTATACAGGTTCGCCAACCATTGAAGACTTACGTCAAAATGCTCAATTTGTAAAAATTACATCAGCGGGTATGAAAGAATCTCATGTGCATGATGTAACCATTACTAAAGAAGCACCGAACTATCGTGTGTAA
- a CDS encoding RcnB family protein: MYDDKRSFLWVLVALLLSTQTHANEKRVNVYKIEPHQRHQMMKADIRCQDDSCRERKHRFKEGFVLPQHYRGNAYKVDYRQDNLTRPNNNQQWYKINGDYILLDTEKNRIIQIHDD, from the coding sequence ATGTATGATGATAAACGAAGTTTCCTATGGGTGTTAGTAGCATTATTGCTCAGTACGCAAACTCATGCTAATGAGAAAAGAGTAAATGTCTATAAAATAGAACCGCATCAACGTCATCAAATGATGAAAGCGGATATACGCTGTCAAGATGATAGCTGTCGTGAGCGTAAACATCGTTTTAAAGAAGGTTTTGTATTGCCACAACATTATCGTGGTAATGCTTATAAAGTAGATTATCGACAGGATAATTTAACACGCCCCAATAATAACCAACAATGGTATAAAATTAATGGTGATTATATTCTATTAGATACAGAAAAAAATCGTATTATACAAATCCATGATGATTGA
- the argS gene encoding arginine--tRNA ligase, with product MNTAIQTALTQAIDNLKTQQIIPQDWQNNSVLNRTKDRSHGDFASNIAMVASKVAGMKPRDLAEKIVAELPQVAEISKVEIAGAGFINFFLNADQRFVVLQHILQQKQQFGRSDVNAKQRIQVEFVSANPTSSLHVGHGRGAAYGMTVANLLEATGATVEREYYVNDAGRQMDILATSTYLRYLELLGQNLVFPKNAYQGDYVKDIAQSIINQDGEQYIRPVANVYANVPEDVVYSDQVDEKGEKIILSGDKERHIDGLIDNSKTLLGDDYRVFHQTALNAILDDIQQDLAEFGVTFNQWFSEASVVSKIDEALEILQQRGYIYEQDGNLWFKSTDFGDEKDRVVKRRNGQPTYFASDIAYHLDKLQRGYTHLINIWGSDHHGYITRVKAAIEALGYNSNSLTVLLVQFVSLWRGGEMVQMSSRSGQFVTLRELREEVGNDASRFYYVMRKSEQHIDFDLDLAVSQSKDNAVYYIQYAHARVCRMLEKYAELHGEFSPNLATAQRLTLDIETEILAKLSAYGDVVIRSANAYEPHQIGHYLKELCALFHAWYNEHRVLNDDIELTQARLLLSIAVQQVIKNGLTLLGVSAPETM from the coding sequence ATGAATACTGCAATCCAAACTGCCCTAACACAGGCAATCGACAATTTAAAAACGCAACAAATTATTCCACAAGATTGGCAAAATAATAGTGTACTCAATCGTACAAAAGATCGTAGTCATGGTGATTTTGCATCAAATATTGCAATGGTGGCTTCTAAAGTTGCTGGTATGAAACCACGTGATTTAGCAGAAAAAATCGTAGCAGAATTACCACAAGTCGCAGAAATTAGTAAAGTAGAAATTGCAGGTGCAGGTTTTATCAATTTCTTTTTAAATGCAGACCAACGTTTTGTAGTATTACAACATATTTTACAACAAAAACAACAATTTGGACGTAGTGATGTCAATGCTAAACAACGCATTCAAGTGGAGTTTGTATCTGCCAATCCAACATCAAGTTTACACGTTGGACATGGTCGTGGTGCCGCTTATGGCATGACTGTTGCAAACTTACTTGAGGCAACTGGAGCAACTGTTGAACGGGAATATTATGTCAATGACGCAGGTCGTCAAATGGATATTTTAGCAACATCAACTTATTTACGCTATTTAGAATTATTAGGGCAAAATTTAGTTTTTCCTAAAAATGCTTATCAAGGCGATTACGTAAAAGACATTGCACAAAGCATTATCAATCAAGATGGCGAACAGTATATACGTCCTGTGGCTAATGTATATGCGAATGTCCCTGAAGATGTGGTATATTCAGACCAAGTTGATGAAAAAGGCGAAAAAATCATTTTATCAGGCGATAAAGAACGCCATATCGATGGGTTAATCGACAATAGCAAAACATTGTTAGGCGATGATTATCGTGTATTCCATCAAACTGCCTTAAATGCCATTTTAGATGATATTCAACAAGATTTAGCAGAGTTTGGGGTAACTTTTAATCAATGGTTTAGTGAAGCATCCGTTGTAAGTAAGATTGATGAAGCATTGGAAATTTTACAGCAACGTGGTTATATTTACGAGCAAGATGGCAATTTGTGGTTTAAATCAACTGATTTTGGCGATGAAAAAGACCGTGTGGTGAAACGCCGTAATGGTCAGCCAACTTATTTTGCATCAGATATTGCCTATCATTTAGATAAATTACAACGTGGCTATACGCATTTAATTAACATCTGGGGTTCAGACCATCATGGTTATATCACACGTGTTAAAGCAGCTATTGAAGCATTGGGCTACAATTCAAACAGTTTAACGGTGTTATTAGTACAATTTGTCAGCTTATGGCGTGGTGGCGAAATGGTGCAAATGTCATCTCGTTCTGGACAATTTGTAACTTTGCGTGAATTGCGTGAAGAAGTGGGGAATGACGCATCTCGTTTTTATTATGTGATGCGTAAATCAGAGCAACATATTGATTTTGATTTAGATTTAGCCGTATCACAAAGTAAAGATAATGCTGTTTACTATATTCAATATGCTCATGCTCGTGTTTGCCGTATGTTAGAAAAATATGCGGAATTACACGGCGAGTTTAGTCCAAATTTAGCGACTGCACAACGTTTAACATTAGATATTGAAACAGAAATTTTAGCAAAATTATCTGCTTATGGCGATGTTGTTATTCGTTCAGCCAATGCTTATGAACCACATCAAATTGGTCATTATCTCAAAGAATTGTGTGCATTATTCCATGCTTGGTACAATGAACATCGTGTACTCAATGATGATATTGAATTAACCCAAGCTCGTTTATTACTGTCAATAGCAGTACAACAAGTGATTAAAAATGGCTTAACTTTACTCGGTGTTTCTGCACCAGAAACTATGTAA
- a CDS encoding SPOR domain-containing protein → MSQQDPTTMQQEQQTFLFIPKGFSMIVMLGVLFAFFAFINLWKPWQPVDSTQRKQQTQPDTTQNEQLQTHYEFYELLAQQRVLPMPDKPLTTAPDNPLSENTLPMTYQSSPTNSTTRAVLIINSFDNADAADKQRSRIQFANLPADVIIEKNAQGQPLYRVIAGPFPHKQQALHAKSILTQQGIDSVLSEISIKKQP, encoded by the coding sequence ATGTCGCAGCAAGACCCAACGACTATGCAACAAGAACAACAAACTTTTCTCTTCATTCCTAAAGGCTTTAGCATGATTGTCATGCTTGGTGTATTGTTTGCTTTTTTTGCATTTATTAATTTATGGAAACCTTGGCAACCTGTCGATTCAACACAACGCAAACAACAAACACAACCTGATACAACACAGAATGAACAATTACAAACACATTATGAATTTTATGAATTATTGGCACAACAGCGTGTTTTGCCTATGCCAGATAAACCATTAACAACAGCTCCTGATAATCCACTCAGTGAAAATACATTACCGATGACTTATCAATCATCGCCCACAAACAGCACAACACGAGCAGTCTTGATTATTAACAGTTTTGATAATGCTGATGCTGCAGATAAACAACGTAGTCGTATTCAATTTGCTAATTTACCTGCTGATGTCATTATTGAAAAAAATGCACAAGGTCAGCCTTTATATCGTGTGATTGCAGGACCTTTTCCACATAAACAACAGGCTTTACATGCCAAAAGTATTTTAACACAGCAAGGTATTGATTCAGTATTAAGTGAAATATCTATTAAAAAACAACCTTAG
- the uraH gene encoding hydroxyisourate hydrolase, protein MLFKKLATATVLAMGLATSVVSYAAPNAGVQAEKPVKYLITSHVLDINAGFPAKNVKVDLLKQQADGSWKTVDSKLTNEKGRIVDFLPESGNDEGIYKLIFHTEAYYKERNVPTFYPYVEVNFKMQNGQHYHVPITLSPFGYSTYRGS, encoded by the coding sequence ATGTTATTTAAAAAATTAGCAACCGCTACCGTATTAGCGATGGGCTTGGCAACTTCAGTTGTTAGCTATGCAGCACCAAATGCAGGGGTACAGGCAGAGAAGCCTGTTAAATATTTGATAACAAGCCATGTGTTAGATATTAATGCAGGTTTTCCAGCAAAAAATGTAAAAGTTGATTTACTTAAACAACAAGCTGATGGCAGTTGGAAAACTGTAGACAGTAAATTGACAAATGAAAAAGGTCGTATTGTTGATTTCTTACCTGAATCAGGCAATGATGAAGGCATTTATAAGTTAATTTTCCATACAGAAGCGTATTATAAAGAGCGTAATGTGCCAACATTCTACCCATATGTAGAAGTAAACTTTAAGATGCAAAATGGTCAGCACTATCATGTGCCGATTACGTTGTCTCCTTTTGGTTATAGCACTTATCGTGGTAGCTAA
- a CDS encoding NAD-dependent succinate-semialdehyde dehydrogenase has protein sequence MSNLKNAQLMKQACLINNKWKTAKSGKTIDVYNPFSGELLGNVPNLSAKEVEKAIAHAEQAQVEWAKLTAEKRAQILQRWADLIDEHQEDLAIIMTLEQGKPLKESRGEIAYANSFIRWFAEEGKRIYGDIIPSLNTNLRYSVLKQPIGVCAAITPWNFPSAMITRKVAPALAAGCTMIVRPASQTPFSALALGELAIQAGLPAGVLQIVTGSADVVGAVLTQDERIRKLSFTGSTKIGRQLMQQCSSTIKKLSMELGGNAPFIVFEDADIDKAVDGLIASKYRNAGQTCICANRIYLHENIQDKFIKRYSKKVKALQVGNGLDENTDIGPLINQSAVEKVQQLLDDAVSKGAKIILGGKTHKAGALCFQPTIIHGLTDDMHIAHEEIFGPVTAIFSFTHEQEVLEHANHSIYGLAAYFYTQDLARSWRVTERLDYGMIGQNTGLISNAVTPFGGVKQSGFGREGSKYGIDEYISIKYWCLDIAE, from the coding sequence ATGAGCAACTTAAAAAATGCACAATTAATGAAACAAGCCTGTTTAATTAATAATAAATGGAAAACCGCAAAAAGTGGTAAAACCATCGATGTTTATAATCCATTTTCAGGCGAGTTATTAGGAAATGTACCAAATTTATCAGCAAAAGAAGTAGAAAAAGCAATTGCTCATGCTGAACAAGCCCAAGTGGAATGGGCAAAACTTACAGCAGAAAAACGAGCTCAAATTTTACAGCGTTGGGCGGATTTAATTGATGAACATCAAGAAGATTTAGCTATTATCATGACCTTAGAGCAAGGTAAGCCACTTAAAGAAAGTCGTGGTGAAATTGCTTATGCCAATAGTTTTATTCGTTGGTTTGCTGAAGAAGGTAAACGTATTTATGGCGATATTATTCCAAGTTTAAATACCAATTTACGTTATAGTGTGCTCAAACAACCGATAGGTGTTTGTGCTGCTATTACTCCGTGGAATTTTCCATCAGCAATGATTACACGCAAAGTTGCTCCAGCACTCGCTGCAGGTTGTACTATGATTGTACGCCCTGCTAGTCAAACACCATTTTCTGCGTTAGCTTTAGGTGAATTAGCAATACAAGCGGGCTTACCTGCCGGCGTATTGCAAATCGTTACGGGTTCGGCTGATGTTGTAGGAGCGGTACTGACTCAAGATGAACGTATCCGAAAATTATCATTTACAGGTTCAACCAAAATCGGTCGCCAATTAATGCAACAATGTTCATCCACTATCAAAAAATTATCGATGGAATTAGGTGGAAATGCACCATTTATTGTATTTGAAGATGCCGATATTGATAAAGCAGTTGATGGTCTGATTGCATCAAAATATCGCAATGCTGGTCAAACCTGTATTTGTGCCAATCGTATTTATCTACATGAAAATATTCAAGATAAATTTATCAAACGTTACAGTAAAAAAGTGAAAGCCTTACAAGTGGGTAATGGTTTAGATGAAAATACTGATATTGGCCCATTGATTAATCAATCAGCAGTCGAAAAAGTACAACAATTACTTGATGATGCAGTGAGTAAAGGAGCTAAAATTATTTTGGGCGGTAAAACACATAAAGCAGGTGCATTATGTTTTCAACCAACTATTATTCATGGTTTAACCGATGATATGCACATTGCTCATGAAGAAATTTTTGGCCCAGTAACCGCAATTTTTAGTTTTACGCATGAACAAGAAGTGCTTGAACACGCTAATCATAGTATCTATGGTTTAGCGGCTTATTTTTATACACAGGATTTAGCACGTTCATGGCGAGTTACAGAACGTTTAGATTATGGTATGATTGGGCAAAATACAGGATTGATTTCTAATGCGGTTACCCCATTTGGTGGCGTAAAACAATCTGGTTTTGGGCGTGAAGGTTCAAAATATGGGATTGATGAATATATCAGTATCAAATATTGGTGCTTAGATATTGCAGAATAA
- a CDS encoding GNAT family N-acetyltransferase — MPVIVHSLNNIADENIKTQIIKLYHHTHEFSDGEHAYQQLSQAIQDDTQYYVAVFNEKIIASIWSTGTGDNRLLRHIVVHPANRGRGIAERLISEVCRLDEEQGVKYFQPYCPAIRKTLQKIGKLGE; from the coding sequence ATGCCTGTTATCGTTCATTCATTAAACAACATTGCTGATGAAAATATCAAAACGCAAATTATCAAACTCTATCATCACACGCATGAATTTAGCGATGGCGAACACGCTTATCAACAATTAAGCCAAGCTATTCAAGATGATACACAATATTATGTTGCTGTTTTTAATGAAAAAATTATTGCTTCAATTTGGAGTACAGGTACAGGCGATAATCGATTATTACGCCATATTGTAGTGCACCCTGCCAATCGTGGGCGTGGTATTGCTGAACGTTTAATTAGTGAAGTGTGCCGTTTAGATGAAGAACAAGGCGTAAAATATTTTCAGCCCTATTGTCCAGCGATTCGTAAAACTTTGCAAAAAATTGGCAAATTAGGCGAGTAA
- the hisB gene encoding imidazoleglycerol-phosphate dehydratase HisB, whose product MTTQRIAEIVRNTNETKIKVRVNLDGTGQGVLNTGIPFFDHMLDQLKRHGLFDIDIECDGDLEVDDHHTVEDCGISLGMAFAKALGDKKGLRRYGHFYAPLDESLSRVVVDLSGRPGLFMDIPFTRATIGRFDVDLFSEFFQGFVNHSMMTLHIDNLKGKNSHHQIESAFKAFARALRMACEIDPRAENVVASTKGCL is encoded by the coding sequence ATGACCACTCAACGTATCGCCGAAATTGTGCGAAATACCAATGAAACCAAAATCAAAGTGCGTGTCAATTTAGATGGCACAGGGCAAGGCGTATTAAATACAGGTATTCCATTTTTTGACCATATGCTTGACCAGCTCAAACGTCATGGCTTATTTGATATTGATATTGAATGCGATGGCGATTTAGAAGTCGATGACCATCATACCGTTGAAGATTGTGGTATTAGCTTGGGCATGGCGTTTGCCAAAGCATTGGGCGATAAAAAAGGTTTACGCCGTTATGGACATTTTTATGCACCGCTTGATGAAAGTTTAAGCCGTGTGGTGGTTGATTTATCGGGTCGTCCAGGGTTATTTATGGATATTCCATTTACTCGTGCCACCATTGGACGTTTTGATGTCGATTTATTTTCTGAATTTTTTCAAGGCTTTGTCAATCATTCGATGATGACTCTACATATCGATAATCTTAAAGGTAAAAATAGCCATCATCAAATTGAAAGTGCGTTTAAAGCCTTTGCTCGTGCCTTGCGTATGGCGTGTGAAATCGACCCACGAGCAGAAAATGTAGTCGCATCGACTAAAGGTTGTTTATAA
- a CDS encoding Uma2 family endonuclease produces MTTLILPTMSFLWIKNNEQSYISQKTNTTDFLHFLESNPNERFELVDGMIIPMSNASPRHGKIMTNFSGKMIQHLTDTGSPCFYFSDMQCKIDEFNCPHPDILVVCNESVDSDLLKYPTLVGEIHSPNNRNNDFNKLSRYKKCSSIQEIMMIEQDKIAITVYTRQGQDWLEKNYVQDDILILSSIDLEVKVNDLYARVKF; encoded by the coding sequence ATGACAACATTAATATTGCCAACCATGAGTTTTTTGTGGATTAAAAATAATGAACAATCTTATATTAGCCAAAAAACCAATACGACAGATTTTTTACATTTTTTAGAAAGTAATCCAAATGAACGCTTTGAATTGGTTGATGGCATGATTATTCCCATGTCTAATGCCAGTCCTAGACATGGCAAAATTATGACCAATTTTTCAGGTAAAATGATCCAACATTTAACTGATACTGGTAGCCCGTGTTTTTATTTTTCAGATATGCAATGTAAAATTGATGAATTTAATTGCCCACACCCAGATATTTTAGTGGTATGCAATGAGAGTGTGGATAGTGATTTATTAAAATATCCAACATTAGTTGGAGAAATCCATTCACCAAATAATCGTAATAATGATTTTAATAAATTATCTCGTTATAAAAAATGTTCATCAATTCAAGAAATTATGATGATTGAACAGGATAAAATAGCAATTACTGTTTATACTCGGCAGGGTCAAGATTGGCTTGAAAAAAATTATGTTCAAGATGATATTTTAATATTAAGCAGTATTGATTTAGAAGTAAAAGTGAATGATTTATATGCGAGAGTTAAATTTTAA
- the hisH gene encoding imidazole glycerol phosphate synthase subunit HisH, translating into MTRIALLDYGMGNLHSVSKALEHVGATVDITNNPQIIAKADKIVFPGVGAMRDCMHGMREAGIDNVVKNAVFNKPVLAICVGMQALMQHSEENDGVDALGIFQGKVKRFLQIDGLKVPHMGWNTVYQHDENHPMWRNIEQNSRFYFVHSYYVEPENVAISAGSCEYGINFCTAIHQENLFATQFHPEKSHTVGLQLLKNFVEWDI; encoded by the coding sequence ATGACTCGTATTGCATTATTAGATTATGGCATGGGCAATTTGCATTCCGTGTCTAAAGCCCTAGAACACGTTGGAGCAACCGTTGATATTACCAATAATCCACAAATCATTGCTAAAGCAGATAAAATCGTTTTCCCCGGTGTAGGGGCGATGCGTGATTGTATGCACGGTATGCGTGAGGCAGGTATTGATAATGTGGTGAAAAATGCTGTATTTAATAAACCTGTACTGGCAATTTGTGTGGGAATGCAGGCATTAATGCAACATTCTGAAGAAAATGATGGTGTTGATGCGTTGGGGATTTTTCAAGGTAAAGTCAAACGTTTTCTGCAGATTGATGGCTTAAAAGTACCACATATGGGCTGGAATACTGTATATCAACATGACGAAAATCACCCAATGTGGCGTAATATTGAGCAAAATAGCCGTTTTTATTTTGTACATAGTTATTATGTAGAACCTGAAAATGTTGCCATTTCCGCAGGAAGTTGTGAATATGGAATAAATTTCTGTACAGCGATTCATCAAGAAAATCTATTTGCTACGCAATTTCACCCAGAAAAAAGCCATACGGTTGGTTTACAGTTATTGAAAAACTTTGTGGAATGGGATATTTAA
- a CDS encoding acyl-CoA thioesterase II produces MTNLTQELIELLTLERLEDNLFRGQSRNLVGKRVFGGQVLGQALRAASYTTDRPAHSLHAYFLYGGDINAPIVYEVQRIRDGKSFTNRQVNAIQHGRVIFSAMVSFAEYEQGLDYQMNPPTYPAPETLKNEQQIKQEMVEFVPENVRTFFMRDRHVEIRPINLQNPFRPEPSPAKNAHYLRTHEPLSTDDVALHQAIVAFYSDFILMTTALRPHGMSLFTPNLQCASIDHTIYFHRPLRADDWMLYDIEATTSSNSRGLNFGKMFQNGELVASTVQEGLMRLREIEI; encoded by the coding sequence ATGACAAATTTAACCCAAGAATTAATTGAATTATTGACTTTAGAACGCTTAGAAGACAATTTATTTCGGGGACAAAGCCGTAATTTAGTAGGTAAACGTGTATTTGGTGGACAAGTTTTAGGTCAAGCTTTACGGGCTGCATCTTATACGACTGACCGCCCTGCCCATTCATTACACGCCTATTTTTTATATGGTGGCGATATTAATGCTCCAATTGTTTATGAAGTACAGCGTATTCGTGATGGCAAAAGTTTTACCAATCGTCAAGTCAATGCAATTCAACATGGACGTGTTATTTTCTCGGCAATGGTATCTTTTGCAGAATATGAACAAGGTTTAGATTATCAAATGAATCCACCTACATATCCTGCACCAGAAACCTTAAAAAATGAGCAACAAATTAAACAGGAAATGGTTGAATTTGTGCCAGAAAATGTGCGGACTTTTTTTATGCGTGATCGTCATGTAGAAATTCGCCCAATTAATTTACAAAATCCATTTAGACCTGAACCGAGCCCTGCTAAAAATGCCCATTATTTACGCACTCATGAGCCATTAAGTACAGATGATGTTGCATTACATCAAGCTATTGTTGCGTTTTATTCTGATTTTATTTTAATGACCACTGCTTTACGTCCACACGGTATGAGTTTATTTACACCGAATTTACAGTGTGCCAGTATTGACCATACTATCTATTTCCATCGTCCACTTCGTGCTGATGATTGGATGTTATACGATATTGAAGCGACAACTAGTAGTAATTCTCGTGGTTTGAATTTTGGTAAAATGTTCCAAAATGGTGAACTCGTTGCAAGCACGGTACAAGAAGGTTTAATGCGTTTGCGGGAAATTGAAATTTAA